The Candidatus Synechococcus calcipolaris G9 nucleotide sequence GCGATCGCTCGTTGCAAAATCTACAGACCGACTATATTGATCTCTATCAAATCCATTGGCCGGCGGGTTCCTTTAACAGTGACATTGTTCCCATTGCCGACACGATGGCGGCCCTCGTCAAACTAAAAGAAGACGGTAAAATCCGGGCGATCGGGGTATCCAACTTTTCCCGCCAGCAACTCCAAGAAGCCCTACAGTACGGCCCCATTGAGAGTATTCAACCCCCCTATTCCCTCTTTTGGCGATGGGCCGAGCAGGAATTAATGCCCTTTTGTGTGGAGCATCACATCACGATTTTGGCCTATTCGTCCCTGGCCCAAGGACTTTTAACGGGTCGCTTTAGCCGGAGTCATACCTTTCCGAAGGAGGATAACCGTGCCGCCAATAAACTTTTTCAGGGGGATGTTTATCAACGGGCCCTGGATGTCCTAGAGGAATTCAAACCCATCAGCGATCGCTATCAAACCAGCTTAGGGAATTTAGCCCTGGCCTGGCTCATGCACCAACCTCAAACCTGCGCCATTGTTGGTGCCCGTCATCCTGAACAGGCGATTGAAAATGCCCAAGCGGCCCATATCCATTTATCCCCAGAGGACAGGGACATCCTGGATCGCCTCAGTCGCCAAGTCAGGGATTTGCTGGATGATCAGCCCGTCATGTGGGAATGGTAGATGTGGGTAGGGTGGGAGAGCCTTGGATAGATTGTTTTTGCTGGTTGCCATAGGTTTTGCTTGCCGCTATACCGCTATACAATGTCCTATAACCATGATTCACTGGGTAGGCTGGGAACTATGACCATTAAGAAGGGCAGTTTTGTGAAAGTGATCGAAGAAAAACTAGCCAATAGTCTGGAAAGTCAAGCCAGCGATCGCCGCTATCCGCCCTATATTTTTGCCGGACGGGGGGAAGTGGTGGATATTCAAGGGGACTACGCCCAACTTAAATTTCCTGTACCAACACCAACCATTTGGTTGCGCCTTGATCAACTCGAAGCAGGAAAATAAATGTCTCCCTTGGTTGCCATCCTTGGGGCAGGAAATGTCGGTAGTGCCTTAGCTCAACGATTAATTGAAGCCAATATTGCCGATGTTGCCCTTTTAGATGTGGTTCCAGGGCGGGCCCAGGGGTTAGCCCTTGATTTGAGTCAAGCCGCTGTTCTGGAAGGCCACGATCGCCGGATTCAGGGCAGTACGGACTACGAGGCGATCGCCGGTGCGGATGTGGTGGTGATTACTGCTGGATTTCCCCGCAAACCGGGTATGAGTCGAGATGATCTCCTGAAACTGAATGGGGCCTTAGTGCTCCAAGTGACTCGCCAAGCGATTCAAAAAGCGGCCGATGCCATTTTCATTGTGGTCACCAATCCCCTCGATGTGATGACCTATGTGGCTTGGCAATGTAGTGGTTTACCTCCCCACCGTGTCCTAGGAATGGCCGGGGTTCTGGACTCAGCCCGGTTTGCTGCTTTTATTGCCCAGGAATTGGATGTTTCTGTCTTAGATATTCGGGCCATGGTACTGGGGGGGCATGGTGACTTAATGGTTCCATTGCCTCGTTTTTCCTGTGTGAATGGTATTCCGATTACGGAACTATTAGAGCCAGAAGTGATTGATCGGTTAGTGGATCGCACCCGCAATGGCGGCGCAGAAATTGTGGAATTGCTCCAAAGTGGTAGTGCTTTTTATGCCCCTGCCTCATCCACCGCCCAAATGGTCGCAGCCATCCTCGGCGATCGCCCTCGCATTATGCCGGTTTCTGCCTATGCCCACGGACTCTACGGCATTCATGATGTCTACATGGGCTTACCTGCCCGCATCAGTGCCTATGGTGTTGAAAAAGTCCTAGAACTTTCCTTGACCCAGACCGAACTCAACGCCCTGCGAACCTCCGCTGCGGCGGTGAAGGCTCGGGTTGACCTGATTAAAGAGATTCTTCCGTTTTAGCCCGCTATTATTTATAGATTAAGAGAAAATTTGGTTCCATCACTGTGCTAGGATCAATACTGGCTCGGAACCATGCGATGACAACGCCTAAACCTTGTCAGGCCCGGAAGGGAGCAGCAATACGGGATGCTTGTGATAGGCGTGGTCTCCGGGTCATGATTTTTTTTGCTTAACCTATGACCAGTCTTAGTTCTATTCCCCTCGATCAGATCTGCTACGACGATCGCGGTTTAGTTCCAGCCATTGTCCAGGATTACTTGGATGGCACGGTGTTAATGATGGCCTGGATGAATCGGGACTCCCTAGAAAAAACAATGGAAACTGGGCGTACCTGGTTTTGGAGCCGATCGCGGCAGGAACTATGGCCCAAGGGGGAGACATCGGGCCATGTGCAGTGGGTTAAATCCCTTCGCTATGACTGTGATAGTGATGCCCTTTTAATTGGGGTGGAGCAGGTGGGGGATATTGCCTGTCATACGGGGGAACGCAGTTGTTTCCATCGAGACGCGGATCGGGTTGAACCGCCTCCCGCTGATACCCTCTCCCAAGTATTTGACGTAATTTGCGATCGCCGCGATCGCCCCCAGGAAAACTCCTACACCTGTCAATTGTTTGCGGGGGGAGACAATAAGATTCTCAAAAAAATTGGTGAAGAATCCGCTGAAGTGGTTATGGCTTGCAAAGATGATCAGGCCGAGGCGATCGCCAGTGAAGTGGCCGACCTGTTTTATCACACTATGGTTGCCCTAGCCCACCACGGGGTTTCCCTGCGACAAGTCTATCAACAGTTACAACATCGTCGTTAGCTGGGCAGCTTATTGCCACACTTATGAGCGTTAGCCTAACGATCTAATCACCCTTCTATGATAGTATTTGCAGTAAAAGTCTCTCAATTGGGATGTTATCCGGCATTTACGGAATAACTCTATAATATGATACTGAGAAATTTTAGTACCGACAGTGATTGATAATACCCTTCCGAGGGGAGTTATCATGCAGATGCGGTCTAATAAATAGTTATACGGCATAGGGTACCGCCATGTTCTCTCAGAGAATGGGAATAACTCCAGCAGGCAAGATGGTGCAGGTCACATCAATGGATAGCGACCTGAGAAATACACTGTGGAGTTTGCTAAATATATACTATTGGGAAAAATTTGATCTTCCAAAGTTTGCAAGTGGAGGTAGGGCAGACCACATTTCGCGAAGCAATGTTTGGCAGATATTTCTATCGCTGTGGATAAACTACTTCAAAAAGCCAACTGATACGATACCTCAGCTTTTTTACGACGATATAAACACAGCAGGTGGGCTAGCGCAGATTAGAGAGTTTTTTTTTCGCTGCAAGTGGAACCAAGTCTATGACGTAATTGAATTGGTCTCCGAGTATGGCTCGAAGGAGGACAAAGGTACATTTCAACATACATGCAATCTTTATTTGGAAAAGGAGAATTCTGCCTACCGGTTTATAAATGGCGTTATCGCACCAATCAGCTCATTGGAAGAGGTGAGCGAGGTAGAGGAAGCAATTAGACAAACGCAACCCCAACCCTATGATGGGGCTCGTCAACATCTCCAACAAGCACTTGTTTTACTCAAGGATAGAGAGAATCCAGACTATAGAAACTCGATCAAGGAATCTATTTCAGCAGTCGAATCGGTATGCAAGCAGATTGACAAAAGCAGTGCTAAAACGCTTGGTGCAGCGCTGAGCGCACTCGAACAGAAAGGTAAACTACATCCAGCCTTGAAGAAGGCGTTCTCGGCACTTTACGGATACTCAAATGACGCAAATGGAATTCGCCACGCTCTCCTTGAGGAGAGCAATTTATCTAGCGCAGAGGCAAGGTTCATGCTTGTGAGTTGCTCTGCATTCATAAATTATGTGATCGTTGTTGTCGCAAATGCCGTATAAAAAAATTCCTCCAACCGACGGCGGACTGGTCGTCTCGCTCACTGTGGTTAAGTTCAGCTATTAAGCTGCCTCAAGTCACTAATAGAGCCATAGTAACAAGAAATTCCTGTAATAGAGTCAATTACGTCAGTAGCGATCCAGGCGATCTCGAAATATGCTCTTGCCTATAAGATGAATGATGACAACATACTTTAGACTTGTTTATGGATCAGCAAACCTTCAAACTTCCATGATCGCTCAGTCAGTAGGTGGGTAGACTAAAGATGTAAGCTCTACAACTTATGAGTACATGCTATGCCCCTTACTGATGTTCATCCTATTGTTTGACAGCTTTCTACTGTGGATAAGCTAAGACTCATTCGAATTTTATCAGAGGAGCTAGAACCAACGGAGGATATTTTACCTCTAGAACCCTTTAAGACCTATGACTTGCCGACACCTTACAACGGCTTTGGGACAGGAGCAGTGTTAATGAAAGCATTAGAGTTGGCAGATCAGCCTTAATTGTTATTATGCGTTTCGCTACTCCACCAGCGATCCAGCACAGAACGAGTTCGACAGCCTACCAAGGTTGCCAGTCATTCTCCGTTGTCAGGGGTGTACGGTTGAAACACTCGGTCTTGTTGACAGTGGCGCAACCGTCAACGTCATGCCCTACGAGCTTAGTCTGCAACTGGGAGCTATCTGGGACGATAACAGGGCCATCATTCAACTTGCAGGCAATCGAGGTAGCCAACCCGCCACCCCTTTCTTCGCGGTGGTTTAAGTAGGGGATATTGCTCCAGTTCAACTGGCGTTTGCTTGGACTAAACGCCCCAATGTGCCCCTAATTCTGGGACAAGTGAACTTTTTCATGGAATTTGACGTCTGCTTCTGCCGCTCCAAGATGGAATTTGAAGTTCAACCCAAATCATCGTAAGCTGTCTAGCTTACGGGCACCTCGAAAAATTGCTCGATCTGCTAAAAATAGAGGCTGAAACCATTGAAATCTCGTTTGCGATCGCCCCGACTTTTGAATTAATCGAGGTATCCATAACATTAGCTGTTTCCGCAGAAGGCTATTAGACTCCTCTGTGAAAGTTGTCGGTTAGGGCACAAACAGGGCAAATTAATACCGCACATCATCAACTGTGATTGCCATGATCTTTGATCCCTAAAACTAAATTATCTCGATGCACAATGGTTTCTGCTCCTTCGTAGCCCAAAATCTCTGGAATATCCCTTGATCGTTTACCTTGAATTTGATTCAGTTCCTGACGATTATAGTTGACTAATCCTCGGGCAATTTCTTCACCATTACTATTACATAGTTTGATCGCATCCTGAGCCTGAAAATCGCCTTTCACTTGAGTGATACCAGCCGCCAAGAGCGATCGCCCCTGATGGACAATAGCCTCCACCGCCCCCGCATCCAGCCACAGTTCCCCCCGAGGGATCAATGCCCGGGCAATCCATCGCTTTCGGGCATTTATAGTTTTTGGCTGGGGGATAAATTGAGTTCCTAAGGCTTCACCCCCCAGAATTTTCAGAATATTATGGGGAAACTTTCCTTCCGTTATCGCTGTACGCACGCCGGCCTCACTGGCAATCTTTGCGGCCGTGATTTTGGTGGCCATACCACCTGTGCCCCATTCAGAGCCGCGATCGCCTAAGGTAATGGCCAAAGCATCAAGTTCTTCAAATCGCTCCACCCGATCAATGGGCTTGGCATCGGCCTGATAACGGGGATCGGCGGAATAGAGGCGATCGACATCCGTCAATAAAAAGAGCCAATCCGCTTCTACTAAACTGGCCACTAGAGCAGAAAGGGTATCATTATCACCAAATTTGAGTTCGTCTACCGCCACGGTATCGTTTTCATTCACGATGGGGATCACACCCAGATCAAACAGTTCATGGAAAGTGTTGTAGGCATTTAGGTAACTCTGGCGATCGATAATGTCATGGCGTGTTAATAAAATCTGGGCGATCGGCTGCCCCAACACCGTAAACAAGTCATCATAGATTCTCATTAAATGCCCTTGGCCCACAGCGGCTACCGCTTGTTTTCGGGCTAATTGCCGTGGCCGTTCCCTCAAATTTAAGCGGGCTGCCCCTACCCCCACAGCCCCTGAGGACACCAATACGACGCGATCGCCCTGCTGCCGTAGTTGACATAGCACCTCTACAAGTTGGGCTAAGGTTGCAAGGGATAATCGGCCATTGATCCCGCCCGTGAGACTAGACGTACCAATTTTTATGACCAGAGTTTGAGTCATATTTCAAACGTTGCGCTAGGAGAAATATTAACAGTCAGTAATAAAATGTAACCAAAAGCAAAATGCCAGCCCCCCGATTTTCAGAGAACTGACACTTCACGCAGTATTAAAGGTGATTCAAAGTTAAGGTCTATATTGGGCTGACCTCATTTCAATATTTTAATCTTGGCACTTGATCCCCGTGATCCCGAAAGTTCTTAATAATTTCTTTATATTTTATATTTGTTCATTTGTTTACAGACAATACCGATATATTTCCTTGCGATGCAAGACGCGAACGAAGGTAATAATACCTTTGCCTTCTGATAAGCTAACTCGATAATTACCAATTTGACCCTGTAAGCCTTGGTGCCCCCATTGAATCGCCCTGTAAGTACTTCAAGCTCTAATCGGGATGACAGGATTTGAACCTGCGGCCCCTTCGTCCCGAACGAAGTGCCATAAAGACATAGAAAGTAGACTAGGCAAGGGATAGGGAGCATTTGCAATAAGGCATGGGGGTTAAAGCGGGGGTAAACTCTGAATCCCCACTAAGATGTGGGAGTTTTCTAGGATGGGCAAGAGAATTGATAAGGGTCACTCATGGATCATTCCCTTGGGTCAATGCCTCCTCAAGCTTTGCTTGCCAATGTGGATCATTAGGTTGCAACTTCAGGCGATGTGGCCGGCTTCGTAATTCCGCATAGACTGCCGTAGCCTGGGGAGTGCCTTTGACTTCCCACAGCAAGCTAGTGAGTTGCTGGGTTGTCAGTTGGGTTAGGTCAAGAACATTAGACATAGCCGATTTCACCATCTGGGTTAATGAACAAGATTGAGCGAGATCTCGGGGCATCATTCCGGGTTGTGTAAACGTAAAGGGATTTATCCTCTGGCAACTCCACAAAAACAATGACCGTAGATAATCGAACCAACTGATAGACCACCCGATAGAACGCTTTTAATTGTTCTAGGGTTGGCTCACTCATGGCTTGGACTCCACAGCGGTCTTCCGCGGTCGCCCACGCTTGCGCTTGGTAGGTTGTTCTGTCATCTCAGAGGATGGGGAAATATCCGCCGCCGGTGATGGGGTTGTACCTGGATGGGCGATCGCCCTGGATTCCTCCGGTGAGGGTGACATCAATTCTCGCTGTGCCGCTTCGGTGATGACACGGCGCACCCAGGGGACACGTTCTTTAGGTGGAAGACTGAACACGGCTCGGTCAATGTCTATGGGGAGCTTAATCCCTAGAACCCTACTGGATAGAGGCTGGGACACTTCACCAAATGCCTTAAACTGCTTTGCCTTGAATTCTGGAGTCTGAACCGGATTAGGATTACCCTTCATTTTTCCCTGTTAACTCTATACATTGCACTATATCACAGAGTTAACTGGGATAAGTGAAACTTATCTAATTTCGCGGTTAACAGCGTTAATTATTATATAAATTTCGTTTCTTTTCTCGGTTAACTGGGTATACTAGAAATTGTAAAGGGAAGGCACCCCACCAAGAGTAACCTTCCCAACACTCAACTAGGAGCTTTTCAATTATGACTTCTTTTAATGCACCCAAAGTTACCAAGACCGCCAAAGAGTTAATCTATTCGGTCAGTAATGCCATTCGCATTTTGGGACGCAAGTATCACGCTCTCAAGGTTGAAGTCTGGTTTAACTGTGTCTATGTTTGGGCAAAGGGTCAAGTTTCCCGATTCGTTTCCAAGAAAGCCTTTACTCAAAAGTTTGTAGACTTCCGTAAAGCTGGTTCCGTTGGCTTGGAGGTTGTCAAAGTTCCCTTTGAGACGGGTGAGTACATGATCAAGTCTGCCAGTAAAGACGGTTCCTACTTGGTTCAATGTTTGACTGATAAGCTCACTTGCACTTGCCAAGACTATCAAGCTCAAGCCGCTGCTATGAATAAGGCTTGCTGTAAGCACTGCTACGCAACATTAAGTTATCTCGGTTTTGACTCTCTAGCCGCCTATATCGCTTAGTTCCCGCGCCCTGGGCATGGCTCTAAACTGCCCTAAATAAACTACCTTTGGAGATGCAAATCATGCACCCGTTTACTGAACTGGAAATGTATAAAATCAACCTACCAGGGTTGAGCTTTGAGATTGGCACTTGCCACCTAGACCAGTCTCATAAGGTTGCTAAATGTGACTATGGGTTAATGCCCACCATTGACAATTTAGCTCCGGTCTGGGAGTGGGCAAAGTCACAGGAAGTTTATATCTGTCACTGTTCTGAATGGGGTGATAAACACTATCACTCCGCCCGTCGCGTAACGATTGAAGCGGCTTTAGTCCGTTTCCATGGCTATGCCCTTAGTCCGTTTTTATCCACCAAAAATGGCTGGGTGTTGTCGTTTTCACCATACAAAATCGACCACAATGACTTGGGTTGCTTGTTGATTTCTGAGAGTGGTGATTGTTTTCTTGACCCGTCTGAGAACCACCTTAGTGAGTTTCTTTATATCGTCCCACCTAATTACATGGATCAATTTGAGATTGATGATGATGGGGAGGATTTAGAACCAGCGATCGCCCCCTAAGACCAAACTGCACCGCGCCCCTCCCTTGGGGCGTTTTTCATGCAAAAAAATCCCCCAAGCGGTTAGAAACTTGGGGGCAAAGGAAGGCACGGAAAAGAGAATTATCTAATCACATTCTAACTCGATTTCATCCTCATTGAATCGCAAATTTGTTGCAGACAGTAACGCTAACACGTCCGTTTTTGGTTGCCCTTCTAAACCGTTCAGCAAGTAGGTTAATAGTTCCTTGGTCTGCTTTTCTGCCTCTTTTTCAACGCGAGATTGTAAAGCCCAACGCTGAGGGTATCTGCGCTCTAAAAACCAGGCTTTCGATTGCCAAGTTGGGTCATCAAGTATGACTCGCAAAGCGTTAGATTCGGATTCGCTTTCAGCCCTTTTTATGCTGTCCCAAAGTTCCCGATAAACCCCTTCGGTTTCAAGTTTTCCAATCGAAACCTACCTATAAAAAGTCGTGGTAGAAATTCCCGCAGCTTTGCAAGCGGCTTCCCGAAAGTTACCCTGTGCGATTGCCACTGAGATCGTTTCAATCATTTTGCGGTTTAGTTTGAGTTGGTTTCCTGGCATGGTTTTAACTCCTGAATTTAATTTTGCCTTCACGGATTTTCTGTGGCGCGCCAATGGGGTCAGCTTTGATGATCTCGTTCAGTTGGTCATGGTGGTAATAGGTCACGCCATCTGAACCCGTTTCACCACCGGATTGTTTTTGTTGCTTTTGAAACGGTGAATCAATCAGGTTTGAAGTTTGACGCAATTCAGCGATCGCTGATTTAGCCGGCTTGCCGCCAACAGCAACCAGGTCGCCCACTCCATCAATTTCAAAATGCCGGTCAACCGCCCTACTCCAGTCTGCAAACTGCTCTGGGTCTCCCCCCATTTCCCGAAAATGGTCTTTCAAAAGCAGGTTTTTCAGCTTGCTTTTAAGTCGCCGTTCTAACTTGGTTTCGCTTGTTAATTCCACAGGAAAAATCTCCTTTAGATAAGTAAATTATACCTTTGTTTCATTGAGAGTAGGGAACACTTAGCGATCGCCGCTATTCAATCGCGGTGACATTTTGGCGAATCCGATTAATATCACCTTCCATTTGTCCTGACTCAATCTCCTGAATCATTTGATTGCCATAGAACTCAACCAACCTTAGATAGGCTTTGCGAGTTAGCAAACTCCCTCCGGCGATCGCCAGACGGCAAATCTCAACCTGCTCGTAAATCGATTTACCTAGCGGTAGCATCAATGCTGCTCGAATCGATTTTTTACGGTGAGCCTGTACCATTTCCCGCCGCTCGGCGATCGTTTTTCCAGCAAAATCAAACATTATTTATCCTCCAAATAAATGTCTCGTTCAATGATTTGCCGGTCAAGTGAAGCCCACCGGCCACCATCGGATTCCAGTAAATAGAAGCCGTTATCGCACTGCTCCGCCACAGTCCACCATTCAGGACTATGCCCTAAAGATTCCAGCCAGTGCCGTAGATAGAACCTCGACCCCACAGGGATAGGGTCAGGTTCATTAGTGTGTGACACTTCTAAAAAATCGTCACATGACGAAGGCTGCATTTCACGATCTTTTTTTCTGGATTTCCCACCCCCTTGTTTTTTTGGTGTTACCGGTGTTACCGGTGTTACCGATCCTGGAAACCCTTGATATACATAGGTTTCATCGGTAACACCGGTAACACCGATTTTTAATAGGGGGGGGGAAATGCCGATCAAAGTTTTGTCTTTTGCATTTTCGGCTCCCAAAGTGTCACATACCTTTTCATTCCCCATCTTGCACCTCCCAGAATGGAGTAAAAGCGTAGAATCGCTGATTTTTGCCCTCTACCTTCCGCTGCACCGGTGTTTTGTTGGTCGCCTCATCCCATTTCAGCCACCCAAGCGATCGCATTTGCGTGGTTAGCAGTTTTCGATCAATTCCTTGACAGAAT carries:
- a CDS encoding aldo/keto reductase, which produces MKTRTLGTTDIQITPLIMGTWQAGKRWWVGIDDSESIKTIRAAVDAGMTTIDTAEVYGEGHSERIVAAALKDIRHRCVYATKVFANHLRYQEVLAACDRSLQNLQTDYIDLYQIHWPAGSFNSDIVPIADTMAALVKLKEDGKIRAIGVSNFSRQQLQEALQYGPIESIQPPYSLFWRWAEQELMPFCVEHHITILAYSSLAQGLLTGRFSRSHTFPKEDNRAANKLFQGDVYQRALDVLEEFKPISDRYQTSLGNLALAWLMHQPQTCAIVGARHPEQAIENAQAAHIHLSPEDRDILDRLSRQVRDLLDDQPVMWEW
- a CDS encoding NAD(P)H-quinone oxidoreductase subunit O, translated to MTIKKGSFVKVIEEKLANSLESQASDRRYPPYIFAGRGEVVDIQGDYAQLKFPVPTPTIWLRLDQLEAGK
- the proB gene encoding glutamate 5-kinase: MTQTLVIKIGTSSLTGGINGRLSLATLAQLVEVLCQLRQQGDRVVLVSSGAVGVGAARLNLRERPRQLARKQAVAAVGQGHLMRIYDDLFTVLGQPIAQILLTRHDIIDRQSYLNAYNTFHELFDLGVIPIVNENDTVAVDELKFGDNDTLSALVASLVEADWLFLLTDVDRLYSADPRYQADAKPIDRVERFEELDALAITLGDRGSEWGTGGMATKITAAKIASEAGVRTAITEGKFPHNILKILGGEALGTQFIPQPKTINARKRWIARALIPRGELWLDAGAVEAIVHQGRSLLAAGITQVKGDFQAQDAIKLCNSNGEEIARGLVNYNRQELNQIQGKRSRDIPEILGYEGAETIVHRDNLVLGIKDHGNHS
- the hisIE gene encoding bifunctional phosphoribosyl-AMP cyclohydrolase/phosphoribosyl-ATP diphosphatase HisIE, whose protein sequence is MTSLSSIPLDQICYDDRGLVPAIVQDYLDGTVLMMAWMNRDSLEKTMETGRTWFWSRSRQELWPKGETSGHVQWVKSLRYDCDSDALLIGVEQVGDIACHTGERSCFHRDADRVEPPPADTLSQVFDVICDRRDRPQENSYTCQLFAGGDNKILKKIGEESAEVVMACKDDQAEAIASEVADLFYHTMVALAHHGVSLRQVYQQLQHRR
- a CDS encoding SWIM zinc finger family protein; translation: MTSFNAPKVTKTAKELIYSVSNAIRILGRKYHALKVEVWFNCVYVWAKGQVSRFVSKKAFTQKFVDFRKAGSVGLEVVKVPFETGEYMIKSASKDGSYLVQCLTDKLTCTCQDYQAQAAAMNKACCKHCYATLSYLGFDSLAAYIA
- the mdh gene encoding malate dehydrogenase: MSPLVAILGAGNVGSALAQRLIEANIADVALLDVVPGRAQGLALDLSQAAVLEGHDRRIQGSTDYEAIAGADVVVITAGFPRKPGMSRDDLLKLNGALVLQVTRQAIQKAADAIFIVVTNPLDVMTYVAWQCSGLPPHRVLGMAGVLDSARFAAFIAQELDVSVLDIRAMVLGGHGDLMVPLPRFSCVNGIPITELLEPEVIDRLVDRTRNGGAEIVELLQSGSAFYAPASSTAQMVAAILGDRPRIMPVSAYAHGLYGIHDVYMGLPARISAYGVEKVLELSLTQTELNALRTSAAAVKARVDLIKEILPF
- a CDS encoding AbiJ-NTD4 domain-containing protein, translating into MFSQRMGITPAGKMVQVTSMDSDLRNTLWSLLNIYYWEKFDLPKFASGGRADHISRSNVWQIFLSLWINYFKKPTDTIPQLFYDDINTAGGLAQIREFFFRCKWNQVYDVIELVSEYGSKEDKGTFQHTCNLYLEKENSAYRFINGVIAPISSLEEVSEVEEAIRQTQPQPYDGARQHLQQALVLLKDRENPDYRNSIKESISAVESVCKQIDKSSAKTLGAALSALEQKGKLHPALKKAFSALYGYSNDANGIRHALLEESNLSSAEARFMLVSCSAFINYVIVVVANAV